TGGTCCGGACGGCGGAGCCGGAGGTTGCCCGCCGATATTCAGGCCGTGGGGCTCCGCAAGCTCCGCATGATGAACCAGGCCCGTGTTCTGGAGGATCTGCGTGTACCCCCCGGCAATCGGCTCGAGGCCCTCAAGGGGGATCGCAAAGGACAGCACAGCATCCGGATCAACGGGCAGTGGCGGATCTGTTTCAGGTGGACGGACGGAGGACCGAGCAATGTCGAAATCGTCGACTATCACGGCTGAACTGCTGCCGAATCCGCATCCGGGCGCGATCCTGCTGGACGAGTTTCTGGAGCCGATGGGCCTCAGCCAGAATGCGCTCGCCCGGGCGGTTCACGTGCCGCCCCGTCGCATCAACGAGATCGTGCTCGGCAAGCGGGCGATTTCCGCCGACACCGATCTCCGTCTGGCGCGCTATTTCGGGGTGTCCGAAGGCTTCTTCCTCGGCCTGCAGACGGATTTCGACCTGATGGAACGGCGCCGGGAGATGGAGGGGGAATTGGACCGGATCGAGCCGCGGGCGAGTTGAGCAGATTGGGCTTGGGGCCGCCAAGCGGTGTTCAGACCTCCGCTCATCCCCGCGAAAGCGGGGATCCAGGGCGACCAGCCGCAGGAATTCAAGATAGGCTGACGGAGCCCTCTCCGGTAGCGGACATCCGATGGCCTTCTTTGTCTACATCGTTGCCA
The DNA window shown above is from Amorphus orientalis and carries:
- a CDS encoding type II toxin-antitoxin system RelE/ParE family toxin yields the protein MIRSFADPEAELIWSGRRSRRLPADIQAVGLRKLRMMNQARVLEDLRVPPGNRLEALKGDRKGQHSIRINGQWRICFRWTDGGPSNVEIVDYHG
- a CDS encoding HigA family addiction module antitoxin — translated: MSKSSTITAELLPNPHPGAILLDEFLEPMGLSQNALARAVHVPPRRINEIVLGKRAISADTDLRLARYFGVSEGFFLGLQTDFDLMERRREMEGELDRIEPRAS